Proteins encoded in a region of the Desulfovibrio sp. genome:
- a CDS encoding integration host factor subunit alpha, with amino-acid sequence MKKTLTKADIVEAIYEETDKNRVDVKNVVEKLLEIMKVAIKKDRALLISGFGKFECYDKASRKGRNPKTDETITLPPRKVMVFRLSRKLRAELNP; translated from the coding sequence CTGACCAAAGCGGACATCGTGGAGGCCATCTACGAAGAAACGGACAAGAACCGCGTAGATGTCAAGAACGTGGTCGAAAAACTGTTGGAGATCATGAAGGTCGCCATTAAAAAGGACCGGGCCCTGCTGATCAGCGGGTTCGGCAAGTTTGAGTGTTACGACAAGGCCTCCCGCAAGGGCCGCAATCCCAAGACAGATGAAACCATCACCCTGCCGCCGCGCAAGGTAATGGTGTTCCGGCTTTCGCGCAAACTGCGCGCAGAGCTGAACCCCTAG
- a CDS encoding MBOAT family O-acyltransferase, with product MLRRQRYAAHPTPRLAAEYWLTPSGGHVHAAQRESRMLFNSYSFLFAFLPLLLVCWRLAQGYGPTGLALVLLAFSTVFYGLWGLPFLIMLAVILGMNYAFALALAAPDPEPAQSADAPQEAAGTGDEAKAESTCMCGSRKQSGCRFRLSRKGLLTVALVLNLLPLLWFKYSAFFAQNIAALLHVQWHFTSPGLPLGISFYTFIQIAWLVSVYRGQVTPQGFTRHALFSACFPYVISGPIVRYEQMGPQFDTLAPTNAENLARGFTLFTIGMVKKVLLADSIALYADSVFNAAEKAFPLSGGEAWLGSLCYTFQLYFDFSGYTDMAIGLGLMLGLMLPENFDSPYKSTGIVDFWRRWHITLSSWLRDFLYIPLGGNRQGRFMQYRNLFLTMLIGGAWHGAGWTFIVWGALHGSMLSINHFFRACIKGKALERILALTPLRLCSILFTFFCINLCWVVFRALTIEGAGRMYKAMFAGPFTREAAGLSAATDGLTGFAAMVARWLPNNYIQGWIPFALLLVSFFVVWALPNTHEILHGRRDGTFPRLAWRPTAAWATGLAVMAFLTLILVSRKATFLYFQF from the coding sequence TTGTTGCGCCGCCAGCGCTACGCAGCACACCCAACGCCGCGCCTTGCGGCAGAATACTGGCTGACGCCGAGCGGCGGGCATGTCCACGCCGCCCAACGGGAGTCGCGCATGCTTTTCAACTCGTATTCCTTCCTTTTTGCCTTTCTACCCCTGCTGCTGGTTTGCTGGCGATTGGCCCAGGGCTATGGCCCCACGGGGCTGGCGCTGGTGCTGCTGGCTTTCTCCACGGTATTTTACGGACTGTGGGGCCTGCCGTTTCTCATCATGCTGGCAGTGATCCTGGGCATGAACTACGCTTTTGCCCTTGCGCTGGCTGCACCAGATCCGGAACCGGCGCAGAGCGCCGATGCGCCGCAGGAGGCAGCCGGAACAGGGGATGAAGCCAAGGCCGAAAGCACCTGCATGTGCGGCTCGCGCAAGCAGAGCGGCTGCCGGTTCCGCCTGAGCCGCAAAGGCCTGCTGACCGTGGCTCTGGTGCTCAACCTGCTGCCCCTGCTGTGGTTCAAGTATTCTGCCTTTTTTGCCCAGAACATCGCCGCCCTGCTGCATGTTCAATGGCACTTTACCTCGCCGGGGCTGCCCCTGGGCATTTCTTTTTACACCTTTATACAGATTGCATGGCTGGTGAGCGTGTACCGCGGCCAGGTTACGCCCCAGGGCTTTACCCGCCACGCGCTGTTTTCCGCCTGTTTTCCCTATGTCATTTCTGGCCCCATCGTGCGTTACGAGCAGATGGGACCGCAATTTGACACGCTGGCCCCCACCAACGCAGAAAACCTGGCCCGGGGCTTTACCCTGTTTACCATCGGCATGGTTAAAAAGGTTTTGCTGGCCGACAGCATAGCCCTTTATGCCGACTCGGTATTCAACGCCGCCGAAAAGGCCTTTCCGCTCAGCGGCGGCGAGGCGTGGCTTGGTTCGCTGTGCTACACCTTCCAGCTGTATTTTGACTTTTCGGGTTATACAGACATGGCCATTGGCCTTGGCCTCATGCTGGGCCTCATGCTGCCGGAAAACTTTGATTCGCCTTACAAATCCACGGGCATTGTGGACTTCTGGCGGCGCTGGCACATCACGCTCAGCTCCTGGCTGCGCGACTTTCTGTACATCCCCCTTGGCGGTAACCGTCAGGGCCGGTTCATGCAGTACCGCAACCTGTTTCTCACCATGCTTATCGGCGGCGCGTGGCACGGCGCTGGCTGGACATTTATCGTATGGGGCGCGCTGCACGGTTCGATGCTGAGCATCAACCACTTTTTCCGCGCCTGCATCAAGGGCAAGGCGCTCGAACGCATTCTGGCCCTTACGCCGCTACGGTTGTGCTCCATACTGTTTACGTTTTTCTGCATCAACCTGTGCTGGGTTGTGTTCCGCGCGCTGACCATCGAGGGTGCGGGCCGCATGTACAAAGCCATGTTTGCGGGACCGTTTACGCGTGAAGCGGCGGGCCTGAGCGCAGCAACCGACGGACTCACCGGCTTTGCCGCCATGGTGGCGCGCTGGTTGCCCAACAACTACATTCAGGGCTGGATTCCATTTGCCCTTCTGCTGGTGAGCTTTTTTGTGGTGTGGGCCCTGCCCAACACGCACGAAATACTGCATGGCAGGCGCGACGGCACATTCCCCCGTCTCGCATGGCGGCCCACCGCCGCCTGGGCCACAGGTCTGGCTGTCATGGCCTTCCTGACCCTGATCCTGGTTTCGCGCAAGGCGACCTTCCTGTACTTCCAATTTTAA